A window of the Helianthus annuus cultivar XRQ/B chromosome 4, HanXRQr2.0-SUNRISE, whole genome shotgun sequence genome harbors these coding sequences:
- the LOC110910462 gene encoding ras-related protein RABA4d, whose protein sequence is MSNCGDFNSKIDYVFKVVLIGDSAVGKSQLLARFAKNEFSLDSKATIGVEFQTKTLVIDQKMVKAQIWDTAGQERYRAVTSAYYRGAVGAMLVYDMTKRQTFDHMTRWLEELRGHADKNIVIMLIGNKCDLASLRAVPIEDAQEFAERENLCFMETSALESTNVESAFLTSLTEIYRIISKKSLSADGDYGKSTSLKGTAILVPNQDENSGGKGGCC, encoded by the exons ATGTCGAATTGTGGAGATTTCAATTCAAAGATCGATTATGTATTCAAAGTTGTATTGATTGGTGACTCGGCTGTTGGGAAATCTCAGCTCCTTGCCCGGTTTGCAAAGAATGAATTTAGCCTGGATTCAAAGGCTACGATTGGGGTTGAATTTCAGACAAAAACTTTGGTTATTGATCAGAAGATGGTGAAGGCCCAGATTTGGGATACTGCAGGTCAAGAAAG ATACCGAGCAGTAACAAGTGCATACTACAGAGGCGCAGTTGGTGCAATGTTGGTATACGACATGACAAAACGTCAGACGTTCGACCATATGACGAGGTGGTTGGAAGAACTCAGGGGGCATGCTGATAAAAACATAGTCATCATGCTTATTGGAAACAAGTGTGACTTGGCAAGTCTTAGGGCAGTACCTATTGAGGATGCCCAAGAGTTTGCAGAAAGAGAGAATCTATGCTTCATGGAGACCTCAGCACTCGAGTCCACAAACGTCGAAAGTGCGTTTCTTACATCTTTGACAGAAATATATAGGATTATAAGTAAGAAATCTCTGAGTGCTGATGGCGATTATGGAAAATCAACATCTCTTAAAGGAACTGCTATACTTGTTCCTAACCAAGATGAAAACTCTGGTGGAAAGGGTGGCTGCTGTTGA